In Deinococcus roseus, the following proteins share a genomic window:
- a CDS encoding tetratricopeptide repeat protein, producing the protein MSTIYQLRLLGHTLLEQQGQPVRLGTRKALAILVILALSPERVGRLELAELLWPEQPEEKARGSLRQELSRLSQTLGEVLQLDGQWISLQRNAFQVDVWAFQQALQNKDWSAARAAYHGRFLHGFYLRDSSSFEDWQYTLQEQLHHQYSEVLLEHASQLAQNQQIKEALEVLQEAMQHNPIQEDAYLRSMELHRQQGEDAAIHRIYQALVQVLHHELGEEPSQQAQQVYASLQKPERSPLPQKLGIFLGRDTEFKEVLALLNRPDCRLLNIIGTGGIGKTRLALEAAHHLQNQGLKVHWVQVTTSTLFSAVADSLSIPALGRGDLAEAIRYHLTDTRPLLVLDEAELLSSHREVGWLLEHTPVRLLLTSRERLKLRSEWIYELSGLLLPEIGWDAASTRLFLYAAQRIRPQFLPSIQEREEIAEICKLLSGFPLAIEIAATWIRFMGCRDILSHLKESLDFLDVPLTDRPERQRSLRSILDSTLVTIPAEARNALVALVPCWGGFDFKAALHISRTGAGTLALLADHSLLQQPRMGEFRMLEVLRQHLRPEVPQAAYQHHAEYYARLLAEHTSNLRGGKQQEALQLLTPHKSNFHTAWDWAVKTQHHEVLEQMMQGMFLLHEIKGWFLEGVQVFEQAAATTSGPLHSAMLTRTGRFHYRLGRFQEARTCLQQSLNEEHSPRETTFILNNLGLVSLALGDLYGALSQFMLSREQAAQHQQTWHEANTHYNTGLTHQVLGNYPQAGEDYQKALELYQSLQDTRGMSLSLSGLGQISLHLGHYVSAQKRLQEALEQAENLGDLFARAGSLLNLGRVYQLQGQLQAAQEALQAGLSTFQQVGDQSGIARTLIALSELQTPLEATQTLQKALQTSQISHYTWGETLAHLNLGNRHLELQEQEVAKYHLQCCLTLAHQLRASLLVTQGLFSSLSLLNSTLRDSVTVYLQEHPGTEQRYREKLPSTAGLPLDITEDQLMQDVLKALQA; encoded by the coding sequence GTGAGCACCATCTACCAACTCCGGTTGCTGGGTCACACCCTGCTGGAACAGCAAGGGCAACCCGTGCGTCTGGGCACCCGCAAAGCCCTGGCCATTCTGGTCATTCTGGCCCTCAGCCCAGAGCGGGTGGGCCGTCTGGAATTGGCCGAATTGCTGTGGCCCGAACAACCCGAGGAAAAAGCCAGGGGCAGCCTCAGGCAGGAACTTTCCCGGCTCTCCCAGACCCTGGGAGAGGTGCTGCAGCTGGATGGGCAGTGGATTTCCCTGCAAAGAAATGCCTTTCAGGTGGATGTCTGGGCTTTTCAGCAGGCCCTGCAAAACAAAGACTGGAGTGCAGCCAGAGCCGCCTACCATGGGCGATTTCTGCATGGTTTTTACCTGAGGGACAGCAGCAGTTTTGAAGACTGGCAATACACCCTGCAGGAACAACTGCACCACCAGTACAGCGAGGTGCTGCTGGAACATGCCAGCCAGCTGGCCCAGAACCAGCAGATCAAAGAAGCCCTGGAGGTCTTGCAGGAAGCCATGCAACACAACCCCATCCAGGAAGATGCCTACCTGCGCAGCATGGAGCTGCACCGCCAGCAAGGGGAAGACGCTGCCATCCACAGAATCTATCAGGCACTGGTCCAGGTGTTGCACCACGAGCTGGGAGAAGAACCCAGCCAGCAAGCCCAGCAGGTTTATGCTTCCCTGCAAAAACCGGAACGCTCTCCCCTGCCCCAGAAACTGGGCATTTTTTTGGGACGCGACACCGAATTCAAAGAAGTGCTGGCCTTGCTGAACCGCCCGGACTGCAGGCTGCTCAACATCATCGGCACCGGAGGCATTGGCAAAACCCGACTGGCCCTGGAAGCCGCCCACCACCTGCAAAACCAGGGCCTGAAGGTGCACTGGGTGCAGGTCACCACCAGCACCCTCTTTTCGGCTGTGGCAGACAGCCTGAGCATTCCCGCCCTGGGCCGTGGGGACCTGGCAGAAGCCATTCGCTACCACCTGACCGACACCCGCCCCCTGCTGGTGCTGGATGAAGCCGAACTGCTCTCCAGCCACCGCGAAGTGGGCTGGTTGCTGGAGCACACCCCGGTGCGTCTGCTGCTCACCTCCCGCGAACGCCTGAAGCTGCGCAGCGAATGGATTTACGAACTCAGCGGTCTGCTGCTCCCCGAAATCGGCTGGGATGCCGCTTCCACCAGGCTTTTCCTCTATGCTGCCCAGCGGATCCGGCCCCAGTTCCTGCCTTCCATTCAGGAAAGGGAAGAGATTGCCGAAATCTGCAAACTGCTCTCGGGTTTCCCGCTGGCCATTGAAATTGCTGCCACCTGGATCCGTTTCATGGGATGCCGGGACATCCTCTCCCATCTGAAAGAAAGCCTGGACTTTCTGGATGTGCCACTCACAGACCGGCCTGAACGCCAGCGCAGTTTGCGCAGCATTCTGGATTCCACCCTGGTCACCATCCCTGCAGAGGCCCGCAATGCCCTGGTGGCCCTGGTGCCCTGCTGGGGCGGGTTTGACTTCAAAGCCGCACTGCACATCTCCAGAACCGGTGCAGGCACCCTGGCTTTGCTGGCCGACCACAGCCTGCTGCAACAACCCCGCATGGGTGAATTCCGCATGCTGGAAGTGCTCCGGCAGCATCTGCGCCCGGAAGTGCCTCAGGCAGCCTACCAGCACCACGCCGAATACTACGCCAGGTTGCTGGCCGAACACACCAGCAATTTGCGTGGAGGCAAACAACAGGAAGCCCTGCAACTGCTGACCCCCCACAAGAGCAACTTTCACACCGCCTGGGACTGGGCCGTCAAAACCCAGCACCATGAAGTGCTGGAGCAAATGATGCAGGGCATGTTCCTGCTGCACGAAATCAAGGGCTGGTTTCTGGAGGGGGTGCAGGTTTTTGAGCAGGCCGCAGCCACCACATCTGGACCGCTGCACAGTGCCATGCTCACCCGCACAGGCCGCTTCCATTACCGCCTGGGGCGTTTTCAGGAGGCCCGCACCTGTTTGCAGCAAAGCCTCAATGAAGAACACTCCCCCAGAGAGACCACCTTCATTCTGAACAACCTGGGGCTGGTTTCTCTGGCCCTGGGAGACCTTTACGGTGCCCTCTCCCAGTTCATGCTCAGCCGAGAACAGGCCGCGCAGCACCAGCAAACCTGGCATGAAGCCAACACCCATTACAACACCGGCCTGACCCACCAGGTCCTGGGCAATTACCCCCAGGCCGGAGAAGATTACCAGAAAGCCCTGGAGCTGTACCAGAGCCTGCAGGACACCCGGGGCATGAGCCTCTCGCTGTCTGGTCTGGGCCAGATCAGCCTGCACCTCGGACATTACGTCAGTGCCCAGAAACGCTTGCAAGAAGCCCTGGAACAGGCCGAAAACCTGGGGGATCTTTTTGCCAGAGCAGGCTCTTTGCTCAACCTGGGCAGGGTCTACCAGTTGCAGGGGCAACTGCAGGCCGCCCAGGAAGCTTTGCAGGCCGGTCTGTCCACTTTTCAACAGGTGGGGGACCAATCAGGCATTGCCCGCACCCTGATTGCCCTCAGCGAACTGCAAACGCCCCTGGAGGCCACCCAGACCCTGCAAAAAGCCCTGCAAACCAGCCAGATCAGCCACTACACCTGGGGCGAAACCCTGGCCCACCTCAACCTGGGCAACCGCCACCTGGAATTGCAGGAGCAGGAGGTGGCCAAATACCATCTGCAGTGCTGCCTGACCCTGGCCCACCAGCTCAGGGCTTCCTTGCTGGTCACCCAGGGCCTGTTCAGCAGCCTGTCCCTCCTCAACAGCACGCTCAGGGACAGCGTCACCGTGTATTTGCAAGAACACCCTGGCACCGAACAACGCTACCGGGAAAAACTGCCCAGCACGGCAGGTTTGCCTCTGGACATCACCGAAGACCAGCTGATGCAGGACGTGCTGAAAGCTTTGCAAGCTTGA
- a CDS encoding copper homeostasis protein CutC — protein sequence MIAEVVVENAMEVRETQHAGITSLLLVRNLKEGGISPDLKTIGLCTDAARIPMSILVRPDIDNYFYEEGRRRRTLKILELYWNHGIRNITFGALHNTVMDWDLLEDAITHGFSVNINQAFDQTQDLVKNYLQLALYPMVRQVVTRGQAETAVAGESQIQQLVQLDKPSLPVVADSTGLTSDNLKPFLERSGVQGIQFGAGSRDRNGKINFSQLEGAVNVLRRHAKSKQAGENSPSRFRF from the coding sequence ATGATTGCCGAGGTCGTCGTTGAAAATGCCATGGAGGTGAGGGAGACCCAGCATGCCGGCATCACCTCACTGTTGCTGGTGCGCAACCTCAAAGAGGGGGGCATCAGCCCGGACCTGAAAACCATTGGCCTGTGCACAGACGCTGCCCGGATTCCCATGTCCATTCTGGTTCGCCCGGACATCGACAATTACTTTTATGAAGAAGGGCGCAGGCGCAGGACCCTGAAAATTCTGGAGCTGTACTGGAACCACGGCATCCGCAACATCACCTTTGGGGCCCTGCACAACACCGTAATGGACTGGGATTTGCTGGAAGATGCCATCACCCATGGGTTCAGCGTCAACATCAACCAGGCCTTTGACCAGACCCAGGATCTGGTCAAAAATTACCTGCAACTGGCCCTGTACCCCATGGTGCGGCAGGTGGTCACCCGGGGCCAGGCCGAAACTGCAGTGGCCGGAGAAAGTCAGATTCAACAGCTGGTGCAGCTGGACAAACCCAGCCTTCCTGTGGTGGCAGACAGCACAGGCCTGACTTCAGACAACCTGAAACCCTTTCTGGAACGCAGTGGAGTGCAGGGCATCCAGTTTGGAGCCGGGTCCAGAGACCGCAATGGCAAAATCAATTTCTCGCAGCTGGAAGGTGCAGTGAATGTCCTGCGCAGGCATGCCAAAAGCAAGCAGGCTGGAGAGAATTCACCGTCCCGCTTTCGTTTCTGA
- a CDS encoding HD domain-containing phosphohydrolase, which translates to MTVSYPTQQQVAFSATEDSGLEISCSGVHFIQRSEPSQNIQEPTLSSGASELLEAAFWLNPLPMWVYEQHTLRFLEVNQAALNQYGYTREEFLRLTLLDIRPATEKPVLVQYFRTLQAAETEEDQVWLHQKKNGQCMEVQVQGQDLHFQGKQARLVVVSDVTEKNRMRQALQENQAQFQLIAENTVNLILRFDQNFHATYVSPSITAILGYSTEAFLSIPDYGYIHPEDLERVKQSVHEAVEGHLDQHILEYRIQHKEGHHLWCETAFRLIWEGDSFQGFISSSLDITERVVARQQLLASLDTSAQLVMLAEELEEASDPADVIRLALKHCTRVIPFDYGMFVTVRDHQYQVGSCLNLLPEEGEHLLQQYLRVSGPRLLHAFLSETPAFFGAGEAICEPAEALPRAGAHQLAVLPVTADGRIQGFLALGTRKDQVHFSEDARRILRAVRDRISHAFERNTYIEKLSSSREETLKAIGMVLEYRDYETKGHTDRVVQLSDLLGRAMGLSGDALDALRWGAYLHDTGKIAISDHILLKPGRLTPEEFEAVKKHSEIGFEMLKHIPSLPTSTLEVILHHHEKWDGGGYPRGLRGHSIPLAARIFTVVDVYDALISRRPYKEPFSHEAAMQEIQRCAGSMFDPQVVQVFSEMMEQHAAPEQPEADLQEADLQQSEQLPREAC; encoded by the coding sequence ATGACCGTTTCTTATCCCACACAACAGCAGGTGGCTTTTTCTGCAACAGAAGATTCAGGTCTGGAGATCAGCTGTTCAGGCGTGCATTTCATCCAGAGGTCTGAACCCAGCCAGAACATCCAGGAGCCAACCCTGTCTTCTGGGGCTTCAGAATTGTTGGAGGCGGCTTTCTGGTTGAATCCCCTCCCCATGTGGGTGTACGAACAGCACACCCTGCGGTTTCTGGAGGTCAACCAGGCAGCCCTGAACCAATACGGTTACACCCGTGAAGAATTCCTGCGCCTGACCCTGCTGGACATCCGCCCTGCAACAGAAAAACCTGTGCTGGTCCAGTATTTCAGGACCCTGCAGGCAGCAGAGACGGAGGAAGATCAGGTCTGGCTGCACCAGAAAAAGAACGGCCAGTGCATGGAGGTGCAGGTGCAGGGACAGGACCTGCACTTTCAGGGCAAGCAGGCCAGACTGGTGGTGGTCTCGGATGTCACCGAGAAAAACCGCATGCGGCAGGCCCTGCAGGAAAACCAGGCCCAGTTCCAGCTGATTGCAGAGAACACCGTCAACCTGATTTTGCGGTTTGACCAGAACTTTCATGCCACCTACGTTTCACCGTCCATCACGGCCATTCTGGGGTACAGCACCGAGGCGTTTCTCAGCATTCCAGATTATGGGTACATCCACCCGGAGGATCTGGAAAGGGTCAAGCAGTCGGTCCATGAAGCGGTGGAGGGTCACTTAGACCAGCACATTCTGGAATACCGCATTCAGCACAAAGAAGGCCACCATCTGTGGTGCGAAACCGCTTTCCGGCTGATCTGGGAAGGGGACAGCTTTCAGGGGTTCATCTCCTCCAGCCTGGACATCACAGAACGGGTGGTGGCCCGCCAGCAACTGCTGGCTTCGCTGGACACTTCCGCACAACTGGTGATGCTGGCCGAAGAACTGGAAGAGGCCAGCGACCCTGCCGATGTGATCCGTCTGGCCCTCAAGCACTGCACCCGGGTGATTCCTTTCGATTACGGCATGTTTGTGACGGTGCGGGACCACCAGTATCAGGTGGGATCCTGCCTGAACCTGCTCCCAGAGGAAGGAGAGCATTTGTTGCAGCAGTACCTCAGGGTTTCGGGACCCCGTTTGCTGCATGCGTTCCTCAGTGAAACCCCGGCGTTCTTTGGGGCTGGGGAAGCCATCTGTGAGCCTGCCGAAGCGTTGCCCCGCGCTGGTGCCCACCAACTGGCCGTGCTTCCTGTGACTGCCGATGGTCGGATTCAGGGGTTTCTGGCGCTGGGCACCCGCAAAGACCAGGTGCATTTCAGCGAAGATGCCCGGCGAATCCTGCGTGCCGTGCGGGACCGCATTTCCCACGCTTTTGAACGCAACACCTACATCGAGAAACTCTCTTCCAGCCGCGAAGAAACCCTGAAGGCCATCGGGATGGTGCTGGAATACCGCGATTACGAAACCAAGGGCCACACCGACAGGGTGGTTCAGCTTTCGGATTTGCTGGGCCGGGCCATGGGCCTCAGTGGAGATGCCCTTGATGCCCTCAGGTGGGGGGCCTACCTGCACGACACCGGAAAAATTGCCATTTCAGACCACATCCTGCTCAAGCCGGGTCGCCTGACTCCAGAGGAGTTTGAAGCGGTGAAAAAACACAGCGAAATTGGTTTTGAGATGCTGAAACACATCCCCAGTCTGCCAACCTCCACTTTAGAGGTGATCCTGCACCACCACGAAAAATGGGATGGAGGAGGGTATCCCAGAGGTTTGCGTGGGCATTCCATTCCGCTGGCTGCAAGGATTTTCACGGTGGTGGATGTGTATGATGCCCTGATCTCCAGACGGCCCTACAAGGAACCCTTCAGCCATGAAGCTGCCATGCAGGAAATCCAGCGCTGTGCAGGCAGCATGTTTGATCCGCAGGTGGTGCAGGTGTTCAGCGAAATGATGGAGCAGCACGCAGCACCAGAACAACCAGAAGCAGACCTTCAAGAAGCAGACCTTCAACAAAGCGAGCAGCTTCCCCGGGAAGCCTGCTGA
- a CDS encoding lactonase family protein, protein MTTQRFYVATYTQNLPHVPSASGKGIYQMELDPESGQLSGAKLVAELPNPTFVAVRPDGKTLLAVSETEHGAIFSYEIHDWGLRIRSAQSALEWATAFVSTDLSGQFAFAANYIGKTSVLAYPINADGALLPHVAVDCHEHHVVREPHEDPHAHCIRPHPGGRYMAATNLGTDEVYVYDLQGPDGPLSRTQIVAFPSCSGPRHIQFDASGTRAFVALELSSQVASLMVEPATGTMTLLNIASTLPAEAQDQKNTPSEVLVSPDGKFIYVGNRGHDSIAVFSVHPDTAELTLLENVSTQGEVPRGLVLSPDAHFLLAANQNSNSILVFKRNEETGILQAGDLFPCPSPVGLAFLP, encoded by the coding sequence ATGACCACACAACGTTTTTATGTTGCCACCTACACCCAGAACCTTCCCCATGTTCCCAGCGCCTCTGGAAAAGGCATTTACCAGATGGAACTCGACCCCGAGAGCGGACAGCTTTCCGGGGCGAAACTGGTGGCAGAGTTGCCCAATCCCACCTTTGTGGCAGTGCGTCCAGACGGCAAAACCCTGCTGGCCGTCAGTGAAACCGAACATGGAGCCATCTTCAGTTATGAAATCCACGACTGGGGTCTGCGCATCCGCAGCGCCCAGTCTGCGCTGGAATGGGCCACGGCTTTTGTCAGCACAGATCTGTCGGGTCAATTTGCATTTGCAGCCAACTACATTGGCAAAACCTCTGTGCTGGCCTACCCCATCAACGCAGATGGTGCTTTGCTGCCCCATGTGGCTGTAGACTGCCACGAGCACCATGTGGTCAGAGAACCCCACGAAGACCCCCATGCCCACTGCATCCGCCCCCATCCCGGCGGCAGGTACATGGCCGCCACCAACCTCGGCACAGACGAGGTGTACGTCTATGACCTGCAAGGGCCTGACGGTCCCCTGAGCCGCACCCAGATTGTGGCTTTCCCATCCTGCTCCGGTCCCAGACACATCCAGTTTGATGCCTCGGGCACCCGTGCTTTCGTTGCGCTGGAACTTTCTTCCCAGGTGGCCAGTCTGATGGTGGAACCTGCCACAGGCACCATGACGCTGCTGAACATCGCCTCCACCCTGCCTGCAGAGGCCCAGGACCAGAAAAACACCCCCTCTGAGGTGCTGGTCAGCCCGGATGGAAAATTCATTTATGTGGGCAACCGGGGCCATGACAGCATTGCTGTGTTCAGCGTCCACCCGGACACGGCAGAATTGACCCTGCTGGAAAACGTGTCCACCCAGGGAGAGGTTCCCCGTGGCCTGGTGCTCTCTCCAGATGCCCACTTTTTGCTGGCTGCCAACCAGAACAGCAACAGCATTCTGGTCTTCAAACGGAATGAAGAGACTGGCATCCTGCAGGCAGGCGACCTGTTCCCCTGCCCCTCTCCGGTGGGTCTGGCCTTCTTGCCCTGA
- a CDS encoding mechanosensitive ion channel: MDTMQVYTQQFLDYLPHLLTAILLAVVAFVVATVARTLTTKGLQATRVDERLARQQQGQPVKISKTIGDIVYGLVLLFFLPGILGALGLNSLLAPATSFLNNFLTFIPRIFGAVVIMVIGAFVAKLLRSLVTNVAATAGVDRLTMRAGMPAGTQVSNLLGIVVYGLVIIPFLTAALDALNLTSITQPISDMLNRILAALPNIFAAVAVVALAFFVGRFVSDLVRGLLTSLDFDRLPQMIGFQQTGSPATATGNATPSAIVGHVVHAAIVLFALVSAFELLHAESLANLTRNFIQLIGQIALGMVIFTVGLLVANLLAGVASRASGANGRLLSGVARWATIALFGAMALRQMGIANEIVNLAFGLTLGAIAVAFALAFGLGSRDTAGKITERWRQQLEKPSNTTGPSTASSAFNNPTD; encoded by the coding sequence ATGGATACCATGCAGGTGTACACCCAACAGTTTCTGGATTATCTGCCGCATTTGCTGACGGCCATTTTGCTGGCCGTGGTGGCTTTTGTGGTGGCCACTGTGGCCCGCACACTCACCACCAAGGGCCTGCAGGCCACCCGTGTGGATGAACGTCTGGCCCGGCAACAACAGGGGCAACCCGTCAAGATCAGCAAGACCATCGGAGACATTGTCTACGGTCTGGTGCTGCTGTTCTTTCTGCCCGGCATTCTGGGGGCCCTGGGCCTCAACAGCCTGCTGGCTCCGGCCACCAGTTTCCTCAACAACTTCCTGACTTTCATTCCCAGAATTTTTGGAGCCGTGGTGATCATGGTGATCGGGGCTTTTGTGGCCAAACTGCTGCGCTCCCTGGTCACCAATGTGGCCGCCACCGCTGGAGTGGATCGCCTGACCATGCGCGCTGGCATGCCTGCCGGAACACAGGTTTCCAACCTGCTGGGCATCGTGGTGTACGGACTGGTGATCATTCCTTTCCTCACCGCCGCTCTGGATGCCCTGAACCTGACCTCGATCACCCAGCCCATCAGCGACATGCTGAACCGCATTCTGGCGGCCCTCCCCAACATCTTCGCTGCAGTGGCCGTGGTGGCCCTGGCCTTCTTTGTCGGGCGCTTTGTGAGTGATCTGGTGCGCGGCCTGCTCACCAGCCTGGATTTTGACCGCCTGCCCCAGATGATCGGTTTCCAGCAGACAGGCAGCCCTGCCACCGCCACGGGCAATGCCACCCCCAGTGCCATTGTGGGCCATGTGGTGCACGCTGCCATCGTGCTGTTTGCCCTGGTCTCGGCTTTTGAACTGCTGCACGCAGAGTCCCTGGCCAACCTGACCCGCAACTTCATCCAGTTGATCGGACAGATCGCTCTGGGCATGGTGATCTTCACCGTGGGTCTGCTGGTGGCCAACCTGCTGGCAGGCGTGGCAAGTCGGGCCAGCGGAGCCAACGGACGCCTGCTCTCAGGGGTTGCACGCTGGGCCACCATCGCCCTCTTTGGAGCCATGGCCCTGCGCCAGATGGGCATCGCCAACGAGATCGTCAACCTGGCTTTCGGACTGACCCTGGGAGCCATTGCAGTGGCTTTCGCCCTGGCTTTCGGACTGGGCTCCAGAGACACTGCAGGCAAGATCACCGAACGCTGGCGCCAGCAGCTGGAAAAACCCAGCAACACCACCGGACCTTCCACCGCTTCTTCCGCCTTCAACAACCCCACCGACTGA
- a CDS encoding deoxyguanosinetriphosphate triphosphohydrolase family protein, with translation MLEARRQERKFLDTPDQRNAYARDRDRVFYTDEFRRLAEITQVITPTGYAFHNRLTHTLEVSQISRRIAEKLLKDRKTHRQKFHSELDPDVVETAALIHDLGHPPFGHIGEAVLDELVSVYDSDGFEGNAQSFRIVTRLAVQSQSYVGLNLTRASLLAAMKYPYLRGPVPLDPSDEAQLKRHRKYGAYRDDLEYFQFVRQGQDTEEPTIEAQIMDYADDIAYSIHDLVDFYRAGILPAENMKQDSFFQRFFEREKHLVLKDIEMSEKEARDCIRNAIDLMVGDFYSGRRIEHASLKSAASNFIANYVSNIRLDVAGQTLLIDPTYKVELAFFRRMIWAYVIHRPQLSTQQRGYRNIIENLFRIYWSSIEDDYQRNIVPPRFLEEIEALLEADPARYQVKKARLVADIISSFSDRQAIMMYRRLNGIDPGQVTDYI, from the coding sequence ATGCTGGAAGCCAGACGCCAGGAGCGCAAATTTCTAGACACCCCGGACCAGCGCAACGCTTATGCCAGGGACCGCGACCGGGTGTTTTACACCGATGAATTCCGCAGGCTTGCCGAGATCACCCAGGTGATCACCCCCACCGGGTATGCCTTTCACAACCGCCTGACCCACACGCTGGAAGTGTCGCAGATCTCCAGACGCATTGCCGAAAAGCTGCTCAAAGACCGCAAAACGCACCGGCAAAAATTCCATTCGGAGCTGGATCCAGATGTGGTGGAGACGGCTGCCCTGATCCATGACCTGGGGCACCCACCGTTTGGTCACATCGGGGAGGCGGTGCTGGATGAACTGGTCAGCGTGTACGACTCAGATGGCTTTGAAGGGAACGCCCAGTCTTTCAGGATTGTGACCCGTCTGGCCGTGCAATCCCAGAGCTATGTGGGCCTCAACCTCACCCGCGCATCCTTGCTGGCCGCCATGAAATACCCTTACCTGCGTGGTCCTGTCCCGCTGGACCCCAGCGACGAAGCGCAACTCAAACGGCACCGCAAGTATGGGGCCTACCGGGATGACCTGGAGTACTTCCAGTTTGTGCGGCAAGGCCAGGACACCGAGGAGCCCACCATCGAGGCGCAGATCATGGATTACGCCGATGACATCGCCTACTCCATTCACGACCTGGTGGATTTCTACCGGGCGGGCATTCTTCCGGCAGAGAACATGAAGCAGGACAGTTTCTTCCAGAGGTTTTTTGAACGGGAAAAACACCTGGTGCTCAAGGACATCGAGATGTCTGAAAAAGAAGCCAGGGACTGCATCCGCAATGCCATTGATTTGATGGTGGGGGATTTTTACTCGGGCCGCCGCATTGAACACGCTTCTTTGAAATCTGCAGCTTCCAACTTCATTGCCAACTACGTTAGCAACATCCGGCTGGATGTCGCAGGCCAGACCCTCCTGATCGATCCCACCTACAAGGTGGAACTGGCGTTTTTCAGGCGCATGATCTGGGCTTATGTGATCCACCGGCCACAACTCAGCACCCAGCAGCGGGGATACCGCAACATCATTGAAAACCTGTTCCGCATTTACTGGAGCAGCATCGAAGACGATTACCAGCGCAACATTGTGCCCCCCCGTTTTCTGGAGGAGATCGAAGCCCTGCTGGAAGCCGATCCTGCCCGGTATCAGGTCAAGAAAGCCCGTCTGGTGGCAGACATCATTTCTTCTTTCTCAGACCGGCAGGCCATCATGATGTACCGCAGGCTCAATGGCATTGATCCTGGACAGGTGACGGATTACATCTGA